In Achromobacter xylosoxidans A8, a single window of DNA contains:
- a CDS encoding cytochrome-c peroxidase: MRRASALLAAGVALGSWMGLASAATQEPIQPVEPAVIKEPAKVELGKKLFFDPRLSRSGAISCNSCHNLGMGGSDNLKASIGHKWQQGSINSPTVLNSSLNIAQFWDGRAKDLREQAGGPIANPMEMASTHELAVQVLNSIPGYRAEFKQVFGKDDITIEEVTGALAAFEETLVTPNSRFDQWLRGDQKALTVRELAGYELFKNSGCVACHNGVAVGGNSFQKMGLVTPYVTENKAEGRAAVTGKDADRFNFKVPTLRNVALTYPYFHDGEAATLTQAVDVMGRLQLGRTFTPDENAQIVAFLKTLTGDQPAFQYPVLPPSADDTPRPEPFVK, encoded by the coding sequence ATGAGAAGGGCAAGCGCGTTGCTGGCGGCAGGGGTCGCCTTGGGCAGTTGGATGGGTCTGGCCAGCGCGGCCACGCAGGAACCGATACAGCCGGTCGAGCCGGCGGTCATCAAGGAGCCGGCCAAGGTCGAGCTGGGCAAGAAGCTCTTCTTCGATCCGCGCCTGTCGCGCTCGGGCGCGATTTCCTGTAATTCCTGCCACAACCTGGGCATGGGCGGATCGGACAATCTCAAGGCCTCGATCGGCCACAAGTGGCAGCAGGGCTCGATCAACTCGCCGACGGTGCTCAATTCCAGCCTGAACATCGCCCAATTCTGGGACGGCCGCGCCAAGGATCTGCGCGAGCAGGCGGGCGGCCCCATCGCCAACCCCATGGAAATGGCCTCCACCCACGAGCTGGCGGTGCAGGTGCTGAACTCCATCCCCGGCTATCGGGCGGAATTCAAGCAGGTCTTCGGCAAGGACGACATCACGATCGAAGAGGTCACCGGCGCCCTGGCCGCGTTCGAGGAAACGCTGGTGACGCCCAACTCGCGCTTCGACCAGTGGCTGCGCGGCGACCAGAAGGCGCTGACGGTGCGCGAGCTGGCGGGCTACGAACTGTTCAAGAACAGCGGCTGCGTGGCCTGCCACAACGGCGTGGCGGTGGGCGGCAATTCGTTCCAGAAGATGGGCCTGGTCACGCCCTACGTCACCGAGAACAAGGCCGAGGGCCGCGCGGCGGTGACGGGCAAGGACGCCGACCGCTTCAACTTCAAGGTGCCGACGCTGCGCAACGTGGCGCTGACCTATCCGTACTTCCATGACGGCGAGGCAGCCACGCTGACGCAGGCCGTGGATGTGATGGGCCGCTTGCAGCTGGGCCGGACCTTCACGCCGGATGAGAACGCGCAGATCGTGGCGTTCCTGAAGACGCTGACGGGCGATCAGCCGGCCTTCCAGTATCCGGTGCTGCCGCCGTCGGCGGACGACACGCCGCGGCCCGAACCCTTTGTGAAGTAG